In Brevibacillus brevis NBRC 100599, a single genomic region encodes these proteins:
- a CDS encoding spore germination protein — MRRKKGIDVFVPNDHPPSIPDDQPLTEDYFRQLFALCADVIIDTISLPYQGNGEDSSLVTIIYSEGLCDIKQINQYVVPKLSKTHQTAPMMSSLDMQQYSELFLKEVTDDRNPDDLVKKVFEGELLLFFHSLNKLYWMELSDPPQRAPEESNTEVSVKGPRDGFTEEPHISIGLIRKRLKTNRLAVEEYRLGDETHTKVNLLFLKNRINPDTLEEIRTKLSNLEVQALVSNTQLEDILTGTRIPLFPLFEYTGRPDFAVNALLHGKFVIFVEGSPSATIAPVTLTYLFNTPEDVYSYFWYSAFTRLMRLFGFILALFLPGFWIALITYHQDQLPYTLVATLVLSRQGVPIPVPFEAIVMLLLFELFREAGMRLPMAFGQTLSVVGGLIIGQAAISAGLTAPGILVVVAMSVLSTFSLVNQDLVGTVSLLRLLILLVSGMAGLFGFFIMVGIIALYLTNLRSFGVYYLEPISPPVFQDLWKVVFRIPWGKWGSVPKMLQKTRSNKEN; from the coding sequence ATGAGGAGAAAAAAGGGAATTGATGTATTTGTCCCAAACGACCATCCACCATCCATTCCAGATGACCAGCCTTTAACCGAGGACTATTTCCGCCAATTGTTTGCTTTATGTGCGGATGTCATTATTGATACGATTAGCCTCCCTTATCAAGGAAATGGGGAGGATTCATCTCTCGTGACCATTATTTATTCTGAGGGTCTGTGCGATATCAAGCAAATCAATCAATATGTAGTCCCGAAATTGTCCAAAACGCATCAAACGGCTCCCATGATGAGTTCTTTGGACATGCAGCAATACAGTGAGCTATTTTTGAAAGAGGTCACCGATGATCGAAACCCTGACGATCTTGTCAAAAAAGTATTCGAAGGGGAACTGCTCCTCTTCTTTCATTCGTTAAACAAGCTGTATTGGATGGAACTCTCCGACCCGCCGCAGCGTGCCCCCGAAGAATCAAATACAGAGGTCTCTGTGAAAGGACCGCGAGATGGCTTTACCGAGGAACCACACATCAGCATCGGGCTAATCAGGAAGAGACTCAAAACCAATCGGCTCGCCGTAGAAGAGTACAGGTTGGGTGATGAAACGCACACCAAGGTCAATTTACTGTTTCTCAAAAATCGGATCAATCCGGATACTTTAGAAGAGATTCGCACAAAACTTTCCAATTTGGAAGTACAGGCACTTGTGAGCAACACGCAGTTGGAAGATATATTGACAGGCACGCGCATCCCCTTGTTTCCTCTGTTTGAGTATACAGGCCGGCCAGATTTTGCTGTGAACGCCTTGTTGCACGGAAAATTCGTCATCTTTGTGGAAGGCTCTCCTTCCGCCACGATTGCTCCTGTTACGCTGACCTATTTATTCAATACGCCGGAAGATGTCTACTCCTATTTTTGGTACAGCGCGTTTACCCGGCTCATGAGATTGTTCGGATTCATATTAGCCTTGTTTCTGCCTGGCTTCTGGATCGCCTTGATTACCTATCATCAAGACCAGCTCCCATATACGTTGGTAGCCACACTTGTTTTATCCCGACAAGGCGTCCCTATCCCTGTCCCTTTTGAAGCAATCGTGATGCTCTTATTGTTTGAGTTATTTCGGGAAGCGGGGATGCGCCTTCCTATGGCTTTTGGCCAAACCTTGTCCGTTGTTGGCGGGCTGATCATCGGACAAGCCGCCATCAGTGCAGGCCTAACCGCTCCAGGGATTCTGGTGGTAGTAGCCATGTCTGTACTGTCTACGTTTTCGCTGGTCAATCAAGACCTCGTTGGTACCGTTAGCTTGCTTCGGCTCCTTATCTTGCTTGTTTCTGGCATGGCCGGATTGTTTGGCTTTTTCATCATGGTTGGGATTATCGCACTGTACCTAACCAATTTGCGATCCTTTGGGGTTTACTACCTCGAACCAATCTCTCCCCCTGTTTTTCAGGATCTGTGGAAAGTCGTCTTTCGTATCCCATGGGGAAAATGGGGAAGCGTCCCCAAAATGCTGCAAAAAACCAGATCAAACAAGGAGAATTAA
- a CDS encoding DUF4241 domain-containing protein: MNKIPNEQWLARYEQKKQMLEPQADLHAYFTSTEISGKPINLLSLGEITIPTGDIIVRDPLAYLERNSAPYFRKVPTGTFPLTVCVVTVEEDHYRYAAAKVEFTDKTPQKFTEALLGDENLENLEEGEYFGFNVDAGLATVVDVKTRDAYLDFYDSWKKENPDGNIYDGYFADVFAQSYKDHPKYQRSAGDYINWRIPGTDLSIPMIQTGFGDGAYPVYFGIDENGQICQLVIQFICIELAFGEDDSEDEDHA, encoded by the coding sequence ATGAATAAGATTCCAAACGAGCAATGGTTAGCACGATATGAGCAAAAAAAACAGATGTTAGAGCCCCAAGCTGATTTACACGCCTATTTCACATCAACGGAGATCAGTGGGAAACCAATCAACCTGCTTTCTTTGGGGGAAATTACGATCCCTACTGGAGACATCATCGTTCGCGATCCGCTTGCGTATCTGGAGAGAAATAGTGCCCCGTATTTTCGGAAAGTCCCTACAGGAACCTTCCCATTAACCGTTTGTGTGGTAACCGTCGAAGAAGATCACTACCGGTATGCAGCTGCTAAGGTGGAGTTCACAGATAAAACTCCCCAAAAATTTACGGAAGCCCTCCTCGGAGACGAGAATCTCGAAAATCTAGAGGAAGGTGAATATTTTGGCTTTAATGTAGATGCAGGCCTTGCCACTGTGGTAGATGTCAAAACGAGAGATGCTTATCTGGATTTTTATGATAGCTGGAAAAAGGAGAATCCAGACGGCAATATTTACGATGGATATTTTGCAGATGTTTTTGCACAAAGTTACAAAGACCATCCAAAATATCAGAGAAGCGCTGGAGATTATATCAATTGGAGGATACCAGGCACCGATTTATCGATTCCGATGATTCAGACGGGATTTGGAGACGGAGCCTATCCTGTCTATTTTGGGATAGATGAAAACGGTCAAATATGCCAGCTGGTGATTCAATTTATTTGCATTGAGCTTGCATTTGGTGAGGATGACAGTGAAGACGAGGATCATGCATAA
- a CDS encoding GerAB/ArcD/ProY family transporter, whose product MKDATLTFFQVVCMLMLTIGLMNHVIVIPILMDAAKRDAWISVILAGIFFIVWVCLLYSTFTKTRQQSVFLLLRKAYHPAISNVLAAIACVYLFMMCAITMRDTVTWIHVAFSPKMPTFFIALLLACICLTNAYLGIRSIANTAVLFLPLVIFLGFFVMSANYTHKSYILLKPFLEYGMLPVWKGVVFVGAGLIELIILLFMQQHIRSKYSLLSLLIFAVILIGLTFGPVTGAIAEFGPAQSEKLRYPAYEEWRLVNIGRYIEHMDFLSIYQWFSGAFIRMSLTLFLIVDILRLDSNAKRMMVLVLLASLLVAIAILPFSDNVFLDMLTAHILPFMFYTMVVYSFVIIVLVNWTSRRRGMIHEEKKGN is encoded by the coding sequence ATGAAAGACGCTACTTTAACCTTTTTTCAGGTAGTCTGCATGCTGATGCTCACCATTGGCTTAATGAACCATGTAATTGTCATCCCGATTTTGATGGATGCCGCAAAACGAGATGCCTGGATTTCCGTTATTTTGGCCGGTATCTTCTTCATTGTATGGGTCTGTCTTCTCTATTCGACTTTTACCAAAACCCGTCAACAAAGTGTCTTTCTCTTGCTGAGAAAAGCGTACCATCCCGCTATTTCGAATGTATTGGCAGCCATTGCCTGTGTCTATTTATTCATGATGTGTGCAATTACGATGAGAGATACGGTTACCTGGATTCATGTCGCGTTTTCCCCGAAAATGCCCACTTTTTTTATCGCCCTTCTGTTGGCGTGTATTTGCTTGACCAATGCATACTTGGGCATACGCTCCATCGCAAACACAGCGGTCCTGTTCCTGCCGCTTGTCATCTTTCTTGGATTCTTTGTCATGTCTGCCAACTACACGCATAAAAGCTATATATTGCTGAAACCATTTCTGGAATACGGCATGCTCCCTGTATGGAAAGGCGTGGTCTTTGTTGGGGCGGGATTGATTGAACTGATCATCCTTCTGTTCATGCAGCAACATATCAGGTCCAAGTATTCGCTACTATCACTTTTGATCTTTGCTGTCATTTTAATTGGACTGACCTTTGGACCAGTTACGGGGGCCATTGCCGAATTCGGCCCTGCGCAATCGGAGAAGCTGAGATATCCGGCTTACGAGGAATGGCGCTTGGTTAATATTGGCCGGTATATTGAGCACATGGATTTTTTAAGTATTTACCAGTGGTTCTCAGGTGCTTTTATTCGCATGTCTCTGACGCTATTTCTCATCGTCGATATTCTTCGACTAGATAGCAACGCAAAAAGAATGATGGTCCTTGTCCTGCTCGCTTCCCTTCTGGTTGCCATTGCCATTCTCCCCTTCAGCGATAACGTGTTTTTAGACATGTTAACCGCTCACATCCTTCCATTTATGTTTTATACGATGGTCGTCTACTCATTCGTCATTATCGTGCTCGTAAACTGGACCAGTCGAAGGAGGGGAATGATTCATGAGGAGAAAAAAGGGAATTGA
- a CDS encoding DEAD/DEAH box helicase: protein MNLKKNIAAILDHIKTDERFRDNIAHWRVIPAREAKSVPFPSELDGRIRDALTNRGIPSLYTHQETSFRHVREGKHIVAVTPTASGKSMCYHLPILQTLSEDTQARALYLFPTKALAQDQKSELHELITEMGLSIKSETYDGDTPANIRQMVRKAGNIVITNPDMLHSAILPHHTKWVSFFEHLKYIVIDELHTYRGVFGSHVANVIRRLKRICAFYGSHPQFICTSATIANPKQLAEALTEEEVELVNNNGAPSGIKHFLFYNPPVVNKQLNIRRSATLEARDITEQFLTNGIQTILFARSRVRVEILLTYLQELIRRKLGPKTIQGYRGGYLPSQRREIERGLRNGDIMGVVSTNALELGVDIGQLQACVITGYPGSVASTWQQAGRAGRRQGESVVVMVGSSTPLDQYVIANPEYFFDRSPETARINPDNLIILVDHLKCAAYELPFREGDTFGRAEIVEILEFLTEEQVLHYSRGKWFWMNDSFPAHNISLRSASQENVVIIDISERGNERVIGEMDRFSSMTLLHDEAIYLHQGTQFQVEKLDYEEKKAYVREVQVDYYTDANLAVSLKVLEQDQSRRHAQSTLAYGEVAVNAMATIFKKIKFETHENIGSGPIHLPEEELHTNAAWIGFSEALLGEIGTEDVERGLVGLAHVLQHVAPLFVMCDPMDLHVIPQRKAVHSQEPTIFLYDRYPGGIGLSEQVYKEMETILTQAERMIVSCPCESGCPSCVGATDDGSKGLAMTLLRIAQGGSTYVS from the coding sequence ATGAATTTGAAAAAAAATATCGCAGCCATATTGGATCACATAAAAACAGACGAACGATTTCGGGATAACATTGCGCATTGGAGGGTCATTCCTGCCCGTGAAGCAAAGTCCGTTCCATTTCCAAGTGAGCTGGACGGACGAATTCGAGATGCCCTAACGAATAGAGGCATTCCCTCCTTATATACGCATCAAGAAACGTCTTTTCGCCATGTGCGCGAAGGTAAACACATCGTTGCGGTTACGCCCACGGCTTCAGGAAAAAGCATGTGCTATCATTTGCCGATCCTCCAGACGCTATCGGAAGACACGCAAGCACGGGCTCTTTACTTGTTCCCCACCAAGGCTTTGGCGCAGGATCAAAAGTCCGAGCTGCACGAGCTGATTACGGAAATGGGACTCTCCATCAAATCAGAAACGTATGATGGTGATACACCTGCAAATATCCGGCAGATGGTACGCAAGGCAGGAAATATCGTCATCACCAACCCAGACATGCTGCACTCCGCTATTTTGCCCCATCACACCAAGTGGGTGTCCTTTTTCGAGCATCTCAAATACATCGTCATTGACGAGCTGCATACATATCGTGGCGTTTTTGGCAGCCATGTCGCCAACGTCATTCGGCGGTTGAAGCGCATTTGCGCTTTTTATGGGAGCCACCCGCAATTTATTTGCACATCGGCGACCATCGCCAACCCGAAGCAATTGGCGGAAGCCCTGACAGAAGAAGAGGTGGAGCTGGTCAACAACAATGGTGCTCCGTCTGGCATCAAGCATTTCCTTTTCTACAACCCGCCCGTGGTTAACAAGCAGCTCAATATTAGACGCAGTGCCACATTAGAGGCGCGGGACATTACTGAGCAGTTTTTGACCAATGGCATTCAGACGATTCTGTTTGCGAGAAGCCGTGTACGTGTAGAGATTTTGCTCACGTATTTGCAGGAGCTGATTCGCCGCAAGCTTGGGCCAAAAACGATCCAAGGGTATCGTGGCGGCTATTTGCCGAGCCAGCGCAGAGAGATCGAACGCGGCTTGCGCAATGGCGACATTATGGGTGTGGTCAGCACCAATGCCCTGGAGCTTGGGGTAGACATCGGACAGCTTCAGGCATGTGTCATTACTGGCTATCCTGGCTCGGTCGCAAGCACATGGCAGCAGGCAGGACGGGCAGGAAGACGGCAGGGGGAATCCGTCGTCGTTATGGTCGGCAGCTCCACGCCATTGGATCAGTATGTGATCGCCAATCCGGAGTACTTTTTCGACCGCAGTCCGGAGACAGCGCGGATCAACCCCGATAACCTGATTATTTTGGTGGACCATCTTAAATGTGCCGCATACGAGCTACCGTTCCGTGAGGGAGATACTTTCGGACGTGCGGAAATCGTGGAAATTCTGGAGTTTTTGACCGAGGAGCAGGTGCTTCATTACTCGCGGGGCAAATGGTTCTGGATGAACGATTCATTCCCGGCCCACAACATCAGTCTGCGGTCAGCTTCGCAGGAAAATGTCGTGATCATCGACATCAGTGAACGGGGAAATGAACGTGTCATCGGGGAAATGGACCGTTTCAGCTCCATGACGCTTTTGCATGATGAGGCCATTTACTTGCATCAGGGGACGCAATTCCAGGTGGAAAAGCTGGACTACGAGGAAAAGAAGGCGTATGTCCGGGAAGTGCAGGTCGATTATTACACGGACGCCAATCTGGCTGTTTCGCTGAAGGTTTTGGAGCAAGATCAGTCCCGTCGTCATGCGCAGAGCACGTTGGCTTATGGCGAAGTGGCTGTGAATGCGATGGCGACGATCTTTAAGAAAATCAAGTTCGAGACGCATGAAAACATCGGCTCGGGACCGATTCATTTGCCGGAAGAGGAGCTGCATACAAATGCGGCGTGGATCGGCTTTTCCGAAGCGTTGCTGGGTGAGATCGGGACTGAGGATGTGGAGCGTGGCTTGGTCGGTTTGGCGCATGTGTTGCAGCACGTAGCTCCGCTGTTTGTCATGTGCGACCCGATGGACCTGCACGTGATACCGCAGCGAAAGGCTGTTCATTCGCAGGAGCCGACGATTTTTCTGTACGACCGTTATCCGGGGGGCATCGGCTTGAGCGAGCAAGTGTATAAGGAAATGGAGACGATTTTGACGCAGGCAGAGCGGATGATTGTCTCTTGCCCGTGTGAGTCAGGCTGTCCATCTTGTGTGGGAGCGACAGATGACGGCAGCAAGGGGCTAGCCATGACCTTGCTGCGAATCGCTCAAGGGGGAAGTACTTATGTCTCTTAA
- a CDS encoding MBL fold metallo-hydrolase, translated as MEISKGVEMLDLDFHGNIIHPILLWDQDMSVLIDTGFPGQMEDLRVAMEKTGVPLDKLKAVILTHQDVDHIGSLPEILQECGDQVHVYSHELDKPYIQGEIPLLKDGHVENPPKGRVDHTVSDGQELPFCGGIRVIHTPGHTLGHISLYLKQSKILIAGDSMYSVNGFLEGIHVPTTPDMNAARLSLKKYVDLDIASVVCYHGGLSNGNVKDRIVELSQGLR; from the coding sequence ATGGAAATTTCAAAGGGAGTCGAAATGCTTGATCTGGATTTTCATGGGAATATCATTCATCCCATTCTGTTGTGGGATCAAGACATGTCTGTTTTAATAGACACCGGATTCCCTGGACAAATGGAAGATTTACGCGTGGCCATGGAAAAGACAGGGGTGCCGCTCGACAAACTAAAAGCTGTGATTTTGACGCATCAGGATGTGGATCACATCGGCAGTCTCCCAGAGATTTTGCAGGAGTGCGGGGATCAGGTTCACGTTTATTCACACGAACTGGATAAGCCGTATATTCAGGGGGAGATCCCACTTTTAAAAGACGGACACGTTGAGAATCCTCCGAAGGGCAGAGTGGATCATACCGTGAGTGACGGTCAGGAACTGCCGTTTTGCGGTGGGATTCGCGTCATCCATACTCCTGGGCACACTCTCGGTCATATTAGCCTGTATCTAAAGCAAAGCAAGATCCTCATTGCCGGGGACTCGATGTACAGTGTAAACGGGTTTCTCGAAGGCATTCATGTCCCAACTACACCAGATATGAATGCAGCTAGACTCTCGTTGAAAAAGTATGTAGACCTCGACATTGCATCTGTGGTTTGTTACCACGGTGGATTAAGCAATGGAAATGTGAAGGATAGGATCGTAGAACTTAGTCAAGGGTTACGTTAA
- a CDS encoding oxalate decarboxylase family bicupin, translated as MNPPDKGNQIPQPMRRDGTGWVDLGPRNIMRDRQNPNMLVPPVTDAGLLPNLKFSFSDAFMTLNHGGWSREVTIRELPIATTLAGVNMSLTPGGVRELHWHQQAEWAYMLLGRARITSVDQRGRNFIADIGKGDLWYFPPGIPHSIQGLEEGCEFLLVFDDGHFSDLNTLSISDWFAHTPTDVLSANFGVPESAFADIPCEQVYIYQDEVPGSIEGDEVESPYGTVPLPFTHRLLAQRPLITPGGSVRIVDSRNFPISKAIAAALVELRPGGMRELHWHPNNDEWQYYISGQARMTVFTGNGNARTFDYQAGDVGYVPFATGHYIQNTGTETVWFLEMFKSDRFVDVSLNQWMALTPHELVASNLCVGPEFLDALRKDKWPVVKYPGYGYVR; from the coding sequence ATGAATCCGCCAGACAAAGGGAATCAAATTCCTCAACCGATGAGGAGAGACGGGACCGGATGGGTCGATCTCGGCCCACGCAATATCATGCGTGATCGGCAAAATCCGAATATGCTCGTTCCTCCCGTCACAGATGCGGGCTTGCTGCCCAATCTGAAATTTTCCTTTTCAGATGCCTTCATGACGTTAAATCATGGTGGTTGGTCCCGGGAAGTCACCATTCGCGAGCTGCCAATCGCCACTACACTTGCGGGTGTAAACATGAGCCTGACGCCGGGCGGTGTGCGCGAGCTGCACTGGCATCAGCAGGCGGAATGGGCTTACATGCTACTCGGTCGTGCACGAATTACGTCCGTCGACCAACGCGGACGAAATTTTATCGCAGATATCGGCAAAGGCGATCTGTGGTATTTCCCTCCCGGCATCCCCCACTCGATTCAGGGACTTGAGGAAGGCTGCGAGTTTTTGCTCGTTTTCGACGATGGGCATTTTTCCGATCTGAATACGCTATCGATCTCCGATTGGTTTGCTCATACGCCAACAGATGTGCTTTCCGCGAATTTTGGTGTGCCTGAATCAGCCTTTGCCGACATTCCTTGCGAGCAAGTGTACATTTATCAAGACGAGGTTCCGGGTTCCATAGAAGGAGATGAAGTGGAATCCCCATACGGAACCGTCCCCCTTCCCTTTACCCACCGTCTACTTGCGCAACGCCCACTGATCACACCTGGCGGCAGTGTGCGCATCGTCGATTCACGCAACTTTCCGATCTCCAAAGCAATCGCGGCAGCACTCGTAGAGCTACGTCCCGGTGGCATGAGAGAGCTGCATTGGCATCCCAATAACGACGAGTGGCAATATTACATTTCAGGCCAAGCACGCATGACCGTTTTTACCGGAAATGGCAACGCTCGAACCTTTGACTACCAAGCAGGTGATGTCGGTTACGTTCCTTTTGCAACGGGGCACTATATCCAAAATACCGGGACGGAAACAGTGTGGTTTTTAGAAATGTTCAAGAGCGACCGCTTTGTCGATGTGTCGCTGAATCAATGGATGGCACTCACCCCGCATGAACTTGTCGCTTCCAACCTGTGTGTAGGTCCTGAATTTCTGGATGCCTTGCGCAAGGATAAATGGCCAGTAGTCAAATATCCTGGATATGGCTATGTCCGGTGA
- a CDS encoding ribonuclease H-like domain-containing protein: MSLKSKLQRMKGHLSLETDKAVVPAVELETSIGKKEPEEETSAAVLADSNAEPQIPFADKWKEMQASPYIWDDEYVMIREVRYPIDQQHGAYVFSELHEAIRMWEEAGREHPLSAAGRKPEDLLFFDTETTGLSGGAGNAIFLLGYSRFEGEHVVVRQHFLPGPHAEVTLYQSFLEQAQKSSHLVTFNGKSFDWPQVRTRHTLVRDQVPALPTFGHFDLLHGARRLWRAELESCRLGIIEQEKLDVFREDDLPGYLAPVRYFDFLHAQDPDVIEGVLRHNETDVLSLITMYIHMTRLLVGQASATVSFEESYEIARWYDALGDQEAAMEGYRLVADSEHAWSNRAKLAIGHLYKKQKDWQKALTVWESCIQSTGYVPEEVYIEAAKLYEHQLKDWEKALHYTKQAYEQWKKRGSLLRNRSKADAEAYQKRIDRLEGKLRGNEAEEESLLSGFLDWADE, encoded by the coding sequence ATGTCTCTTAAATCCAAGCTGCAACGGATGAAGGGACATCTCTCGCTGGAAACGGACAAAGCGGTAGTGCCAGCAGTCGAACTGGAAACGTCCATTGGCAAGAAAGAGCCAGAGGAAGAGACGAGTGCGGCTGTACTAGCGGACAGCAATGCCGAGCCACAGATACCTTTTGCCGACAAGTGGAAGGAAATGCAGGCATCGCCCTACATCTGGGATGACGAGTACGTCATGATTCGCGAAGTTCGCTATCCGATCGATCAGCAGCATGGTGCTTACGTTTTTTCCGAGCTGCATGAGGCGATCCGTATGTGGGAAGAGGCTGGTCGAGAGCATCCGCTGTCCGCTGCGGGCAGGAAGCCAGAAGACTTGCTGTTTTTCGATACGGAGACGACAGGGCTGTCAGGCGGGGCAGGCAATGCGATTTTTCTTTTGGGGTACAGTCGTTTCGAGGGGGAGCATGTCGTGGTGCGCCAGCACTTTCTCCCGGGCCCGCATGCAGAGGTGACCTTGTACCAATCGTTTTTGGAGCAAGCACAGAAGTCCTCGCATCTGGTGACCTTTAACGGAAAGTCCTTTGACTGGCCGCAGGTGCGGACGAGGCATACACTGGTGCGCGATCAAGTGCCTGCTTTGCCTACCTTTGGTCATTTTGACCTTTTGCACGGGGCGAGGAGACTGTGGAGGGCGGAGCTGGAATCGTGCCGATTGGGAATCATCGAGCAGGAAAAGCTGGATGTATTTCGCGAGGATGATTTGCCCGGTTATTTGGCACCGGTGCGGTATTTCGACTTTTTGCATGCCCAAGACCCTGATGTCATCGAAGGCGTGCTACGTCATAACGAAACGGATGTCCTGTCTCTGATCACGATGTACATTCACATGACACGGCTATTGGTAGGGCAAGCGAGTGCAACGGTATCCTTCGAGGAAAGCTACGAAATTGCCAGATGGTACGACGCGCTTGGAGATCAGGAAGCCGCTATGGAAGGCTATCGCCTCGTCGCAGACAGTGAGCATGCGTGGAGTAACCGGGCCAAGCTCGCCATCGGTCATCTGTACAAAAAGCAAAAGGATTGGCAAAAAGCCCTAACCGTTTGGGAGTCGTGCATTCAGTCCACCGGATATGTCCCGGAAGAGGTGTATATTGAGGCTGCCAAGCTGTATGAACACCAGCTGAAGGATTGGGAGAAGGCTTTGCATTATACGAAGCAAGCGTATGAGCAGTGGAAGAAGCGCGGGAGTCTGTTGCGAAACAGGTCCAAGGCCGACGCAGAGGCGTATCAAAAGCGAATCGATCGGTTGGAAGGGAAGCTTCGTGGAAACGAAGCGGAAGAAGAGAGCCTGTTGTCCGGATTTTTGGATTGGGCGGATGAGTAA
- a CDS encoding TetR/AcrR family transcriptional regulator codes for MPKIIDHEKRREQIAEATWRVIVEQGMEGATVRGIAKEAGLSLGALRHYFATQDELLMYAMQLVKERATARIADIAANEEWAPKERVTKIFLELLPTNQEKMVEMEVWFAFTVYFRHKREGFDAQHDGIYAGVRKLLDSADQMNLLRKGLDKEIETEKLYAVIDGLALHAYLEPQRVDGERITKVLEHHLASLFH; via the coding sequence ATGCCAAAAATAATCGATCATGAGAAAAGAAGAGAACAAATAGCAGAAGCAACGTGGCGTGTCATTGTCGAGCAAGGAATGGAGGGGGCGACGGTAAGGGGCATTGCAAAAGAAGCAGGACTTTCATTAGGTGCTTTGCGACATTACTTCGCAACACAGGATGAACTGCTAATGTATGCTATGCAGCTCGTAAAAGAGAGGGCGACAGCTCGGATTGCTGATATCGCCGCCAATGAAGAATGGGCACCAAAAGAGAGAGTCACGAAAATTTTTCTGGAGCTTCTCCCTACGAATCAAGAAAAGATGGTTGAAATGGAAGTGTGGTTTGCTTTTACGGTGTACTTCCGACACAAGAGAGAAGGCTTTGATGCACAGCACGACGGGATCTATGCCGGCGTCCGCAAGCTGTTGGACTCTGCTGATCAAATGAATCTATTACGCAAAGGGCTAGACAAAGAGATAGAAACAGAAAAGCTCTATGCCGTCATCGACGGTCTGGCGCTGCATGCCTATCTCGAACCACAGCGTGTCGATGGGGAGCGGATAACGAAAGTGTTGGAGCATCATCTTGCATCCTTGTTTCATTAA
- a CDS encoding Ger(x)C family spore germination protein, with the protein MHKRRCFFTIVLISSLLSGCWGAREIEHMIYVNSIGIDYVKGKFVFYAQIISFNNIAKQEASGQRNPQTISVGKGEGRTLDEAIFNLYRTAQQRLSWSHIKAIVFSEDALKQDVINQLLDVIDRYYEFRYTVWTFATREPIEDLFNAKPILNISILYSQLNDPEDIYRQSSVVAPLFLYKFIWKWKESGQTVQLPILSTNKVQWTENKKKHPTLIMSGVCFLQNKKRKLCLPRSEIMGLRWLDKDSRRPGITVFHNGEPITTLVMEKIKPSIIPQVEDDKVTFHLKVSTKANMPQLVKAVPEKNLREWAEKSIAEEIMHTYQLGQKTQTDVLQLSDALYRQDPKAWHKLTKNGELPLRPDTISRIDVKLQLFGGNLSKIREH; encoded by the coding sequence ATGCATAAACGACGATGTTTTTTCACAATTGTATTGATCTCTTCCCTGTTAAGCGGATGCTGGGGCGCCAGAGAAATCGAGCATATGATCTACGTCAATTCCATCGGGATCGACTATGTAAAAGGGAAATTTGTGTTTTACGCGCAAATTATCAGTTTCAATAACATCGCCAAACAAGAAGCAAGCGGACAACGCAATCCGCAAACGATTTCCGTCGGCAAGGGAGAAGGAAGAACGTTGGATGAAGCCATCTTCAATCTGTATCGGACTGCCCAGCAGCGTCTGTCCTGGAGTCATATCAAGGCCATTGTTTTTTCCGAGGATGCCTTAAAGCAAGATGTGATTAATCAATTATTAGATGTGATCGACCGCTATTACGAATTTCGCTATACCGTATGGACATTTGCAACGCGAGAGCCGATTGAAGACTTATTTAACGCCAAGCCGATTCTCAACATCTCCATTCTTTATTCCCAATTAAATGACCCGGAGGATATTTACCGACAAAGCTCTGTAGTAGCCCCCTTGTTCCTCTACAAATTTATTTGGAAGTGGAAAGAAAGTGGACAAACCGTGCAATTGCCCATATTGAGTACCAACAAAGTACAGTGGACCGAAAACAAAAAAAAGCATCCCACCCTGATCATGAGTGGCGTCTGCTTTTTGCAAAACAAGAAACGAAAACTCTGCCTGCCGCGTTCGGAAATCATGGGCCTGCGCTGGTTGGATAAAGATTCGCGCCGTCCTGGCATTACCGTTTTCCATAATGGTGAGCCCATCACCACCCTCGTCATGGAAAAGATCAAGCCTTCGATCATCCCGCAAGTGGAAGACGACAAGGTGACGTTTCATCTCAAGGTGAGTACAAAGGCCAACATGCCCCAATTGGTGAAAGCCGTTCCAGAGAAGAACTTGAGGGAATGGGCGGAAAAAAGCATTGCTGAGGAGATTATGCACACCTACCAACTTGGACAAAAAACGCAGACGGATGTGCTTCAATTATCGGACGCTCTCTATCGCCAAGACCCCAAGGCATGGCACAAGCTAACGAAAAACGGGGAGCTGCCCCTACGTCCCGATACGATTTCACGTATAGATGTAAAGCTACAGCTGTTCGGGGGAAATTTGTCCAAGATTCGGGAGCATTAA